One region of Culex pipiens pallens isolate TS chromosome 2, TS_CPP_V2, whole genome shotgun sequence genomic DNA includes:
- the LOC120418634 gene encoding facilitated trehalose transporter Tret1-like isoform X2, with amino-acid sequence MCLKFESKGVLHQVLATCTINIVNYAHGAALGWVSPFLPLLQSEDSPLESGPVTVEQGSWIGSILCLGGLFGAIAYGYLTEKIGVKKSIASLCISNMSFWTIVYFGTSVYHLYLARFLAGVTGGGVIVTFPLFIADISDSKVRGALGSILALAGNSGILTMYIVGDLLSYRTVPVVMISLPTLFAILMTLIPETPQSLLKQRNVAQAEQSLKFYSGLKSDQECTPEFKQQFEKLRNFILNSKLQSDRLQLQDFTSPAAKKGILIGIFLMFLNQFCGVFAILTYAVSIFSESGSTLSPGTSAIIMGAIQIVGTIASFIFIDLAGRKVLLLISTYGTGLGLTCLGVYSWMRSQSVDLTGLDWIPIASLSLTVFLFCVGLCNIPFFVLPELLPAKICNAGNTISMISITIFSFISLKILPILLEQIQLHGAVAIFASTCFIGGIVIALFIPETKGKNLVSPENV; translated from the exons atgtgtcTAAAGTTTGAATCCAAGGGCGTTCTGCACCAGGTGCTGGCCACGTGCACAA TCAACATCGTCAACTATGCCCATGGAGCTGCCCTGGGCTGGGTATCACCGTTTCTTCCCCTGCTCCAGTCCGAAGATTCTCCCCTTGAAAGCGGTCCAGTGACCGTGGAGCAGGGCTCCTGGATAGGTTCAATCCTGTGTCTGGGCGGTCTGTTTGGAGCCATAGCTTATGGTTATCTTACGGAGAAGATTGGTGTGAAGAAAAGCATAGCTTCGTTGTGTATTTCGAACATG AGCTTCTGGACAATAGTCTACTTTGGAACATCTGTCTATCATCTCTATCTGGCCAGATTCTTGGCTGGAGTAACTGGAGGAGGCGTCATCGTGACATTTCCACTCTTCATAGCTGATATCTCGGACAGCAA AGTCCGTGGAGCCCTTGGATCCATCCTCGCCCTAGCAGGCAATTCTGGTATCCTTACGATGTACATCGTCGGAGATCTCCTGTCGTACCGAACCGTTCCAGTAGTGATGATTTCGCTACCAACACTCTTCGCAATCCTCATGACTTTAATTCCAGAAACTCCACAATCGCTACTTAAGCAGAGAAACGTTGCGCAGGCTGAACAATCCCTCAAGTTTTACTCTGGACTAAAATCGGACCAGGAGTGCACTCCAGAGTTCAAGCAGCAGTTTGAAAAGCTCCGCAACTTCATTTTGAACAGTAAACTACAAAGTGACCGTTTGCAGCTTCAAGACTTCA CTTCACCAGCGGCCAAAAAGGGCATCCTGATCGGGATCTTCCTCATGTTCCTGAACCAGTTCTGCGGAGTCTTCGCCATCCTGACGTACGCCGTGTCGATCTTCAGCGAGTCCGGCTCCACGCTGAGCCCGGGAACGTCGGCCATCATCATGGGAGCGATCCAGATCGTGGGGACGATCGCGTCGTTCATCTTCATCGATCTTGCCGGGCGGAAGGTGCTGCTGCTGATTTCGACGTACGGAACGGGGCTGGGGTTGACCTGTCTGGGGGTGTACTCCTGGATGAGGTCACAGAGTGTGGACCTGACCGGACTGGACTGGATACCGATCGCGAGCCTTTCGCTGACGGTGTTTTTGTTCTGCGTTGGGTTGTGCAACATTCCGTTCTTTGTGCTGCCCGAGTTGTTGCCGGCGAAG ATTTGCAACGCTGGTAACACAATCAGCATGATATCAATCACAATTTTCTCGTTCATCAGCTTGAAG ATTCTGCCCATACTTTTGGAGCAAATTCAGCTTCATGGAGCGGTGGCAATTTTCGCAAGCACTTGCTTCATTGGAGGCATCGTGATTGCGCTTTTTATTCCGGAAACCAAGGGAAAGAATTTGGTTAGTCCGGAAAATGTATGA
- the LOC120418634 gene encoding facilitated trehalose transporter Tret1-like isoform X1, which translates to MCLKFESKGVLHQVLATCTINIVNYAHGAALGWVSPFLPLLQSEDSPLESGPVTVEQGSWIGSILCLGGLFGAIAYGYLTEKIGVKKSIASLCISNMSFWTIVYFGTSVYHLYLARFLAGVTGGGVIVTFPLFIADISDSKLVNYSTKLRIVTNIFNSHRVRGALGSILALAGNSGILTMYIVGDLLSYRTVPVVMISLPTLFAILMTLIPETPQSLLKQRNVAQAEQSLKFYSGLKSDQECTPEFKQQFEKLRNFILNSKLQSDRLQLQDFTSPAAKKGILIGIFLMFLNQFCGVFAILTYAVSIFSESGSTLSPGTSAIIMGAIQIVGTIASFIFIDLAGRKVLLLISTYGTGLGLTCLGVYSWMRSQSVDLTGLDWIPIASLSLTVFLFCVGLCNIPFFVLPELLPAKICNAGNTISMISITIFSFISLKILPILLEQIQLHGAVAIFASTCFIGGIVIALFIPETKGKNLVSPENV; encoded by the exons atgtgtcTAAAGTTTGAATCCAAGGGCGTTCTGCACCAGGTGCTGGCCACGTGCACAA TCAACATCGTCAACTATGCCCATGGAGCTGCCCTGGGCTGGGTATCACCGTTTCTTCCCCTGCTCCAGTCCGAAGATTCTCCCCTTGAAAGCGGTCCAGTGACCGTGGAGCAGGGCTCCTGGATAGGTTCAATCCTGTGTCTGGGCGGTCTGTTTGGAGCCATAGCTTATGGTTATCTTACGGAGAAGATTGGTGTGAAGAAAAGCATAGCTTCGTTGTGTATTTCGAACATG AGCTTCTGGACAATAGTCTACTTTGGAACATCTGTCTATCATCTCTATCTGGCCAGATTCTTGGCTGGAGTAACTGGAGGAGGCGTCATCGTGACATTTCCACTCTTCATAGCTGATATCTCGGACAGCAAGTTAGTCAATTACTCGACAAAACTTCGTATCGTAACTAATATCTTCAATTCTCATAGAGTCCGTGGAGCCCTTGGATCCATCCTCGCCCTAGCAGGCAATTCTGGTATCCTTACGATGTACATCGTCGGAGATCTCCTGTCGTACCGAACCGTTCCAGTAGTGATGATTTCGCTACCAACACTCTTCGCAATCCTCATGACTTTAATTCCAGAAACTCCACAATCGCTACTTAAGCAGAGAAACGTTGCGCAGGCTGAACAATCCCTCAAGTTTTACTCTGGACTAAAATCGGACCAGGAGTGCACTCCAGAGTTCAAGCAGCAGTTTGAAAAGCTCCGCAACTTCATTTTGAACAGTAAACTACAAAGTGACCGTTTGCAGCTTCAAGACTTCA CTTCACCAGCGGCCAAAAAGGGCATCCTGATCGGGATCTTCCTCATGTTCCTGAACCAGTTCTGCGGAGTCTTCGCCATCCTGACGTACGCCGTGTCGATCTTCAGCGAGTCCGGCTCCACGCTGAGCCCGGGAACGTCGGCCATCATCATGGGAGCGATCCAGATCGTGGGGACGATCGCGTCGTTCATCTTCATCGATCTTGCCGGGCGGAAGGTGCTGCTGCTGATTTCGACGTACGGAACGGGGCTGGGGTTGACCTGTCTGGGGGTGTACTCCTGGATGAGGTCACAGAGTGTGGACCTGACCGGACTGGACTGGATACCGATCGCGAGCCTTTCGCTGACGGTGTTTTTGTTCTGCGTTGGGTTGTGCAACATTCCGTTCTTTGTGCTGCCCGAGTTGTTGCCGGCGAAG ATTTGCAACGCTGGTAACACAATCAGCATGATATCAATCACAATTTTCTCGTTCATCAGCTTGAAG ATTCTGCCCATACTTTTGGAGCAAATTCAGCTTCATGGAGCGGTGGCAATTTTCGCAAGCACTTGCTTCATTGGAGGCATCGTGATTGCGCTTTTTATTCCGGAAACCAAGGGAAAGAATTTGGTTAGTCCGGAAAATGTATGA